One stretch of Actinacidiphila sp. DG2A-62 DNA includes these proteins:
- a CDS encoding ricin-type beta-trefoil lectin domain protein encodes MRSPYDSARASRRRLSIPLATAALVAAATTAMLAPSASASTTSTASTASTATAVSAAGSRQAAAPSALASGLDYVGMGSSFAAGPGIPPQQTGDGAASCARSQNNYASVVARDIGANLTDASCSGAVTANILTTSQNGLPPQIAAVGSGTRIVTVTIGGNDVNYLGSIDSYSCQTGGGSNCGSVDRTSIDQTFTQLTGRLENVVNAVHSASPQAKVYFVTYFTLLPDSGVCSGVPLTDDQASYERSIASRLAADTATAASATGATLVDLAGASHGHDACSSAPWVEKYAAPSGRSPYHPNEAGMNAAASLVEQALAQTGVTASGPITSGIPGKCVDVAGAATASGTPVQLYTCNGTDAQKWTLVPGAGGAIRALGGCLDVSNSGTANATKVQLWSCNGTVAQRWVAGANGSLVNPNSGRCLDDPNSSTADRTQLQIWDCNGTAAQRWSLPG; translated from the coding sequence ATGAGAAGTCCGTACGACAGCGCAAGGGCGTCGCGGAGACGCCTGTCCATCCCGTTGGCGACCGCGGCCCTGGTCGCGGCGGCCACGACCGCGATGCTCGCGCCCTCGGCGTCCGCGAGCACCACGAGCACCGCGAGCACGGCCAGCACGGCCACCGCCGTGTCCGCCGCCGGCAGCCGCCAGGCCGCGGCGCCCTCGGCACTGGCGTCCGGCCTCGACTACGTCGGCATGGGCAGCTCGTTCGCCGCCGGGCCCGGCATCCCGCCGCAGCAGACGGGCGACGGCGCCGCCTCCTGTGCGCGCTCGCAGAACAACTACGCCAGCGTGGTGGCCCGCGACATCGGCGCGAACCTGACCGACGCCAGCTGCAGCGGCGCGGTGACCGCCAACATCCTGACCACGAGTCAGAACGGCCTGCCGCCGCAGATCGCCGCGGTCGGCTCCGGTACCCGGATCGTCACCGTCACCATCGGCGGCAACGACGTGAACTACCTCGGCAGCATCGACTCCTACTCCTGCCAGACCGGCGGCGGCTCGAACTGCGGCTCGGTCGACCGCACCTCCATCGACCAGACCTTCACCCAGCTCACCGGCCGGCTGGAGAACGTGGTGAACGCCGTGCACAGCGCGTCGCCGCAAGCGAAGGTCTACTTCGTCACGTACTTCACGCTGCTGCCCGACTCCGGCGTCTGCTCCGGGGTGCCGCTCACCGACGACCAGGCGTCGTACGAGCGCAGCATCGCCTCGCGGCTGGCCGCCGACACCGCGACCGCCGCGAGCGCCACCGGCGCGACCCTGGTCGACCTGGCCGGCGCCAGCCACGGGCACGACGCGTGCTCGTCCGCGCCCTGGGTGGAGAAGTACGCCGCCCCGTCCGGCCGGTCCCCCTACCACCCGAACGAGGCGGGCATGAACGCCGCCGCCTCCCTGGTGGAGCAGGCGCTCGCCCAGACCGGCGTCACCGCCTCCGGGCCGATCACCTCCGGCATCCCCGGCAAGTGCGTGGACGTCGCGGGCGCCGCGACCGCCAGCGGCACCCCCGTCCAGCTGTACACGTGCAACGGCACCGACGCGCAGAAGTGGACGCTGGTGCCCGGCGCGGGCGGTGCGATCCGCGCGCTCGGCGGCTGCCTGGACGTCAGCAACAGCGGCACCGCCAACGCCACCAAGGTCCAGCTGTGGAGCTGCAACGGCACCGTGGCGCAGCGCTGGGTGGCCGGCGCCAACGGCTCGCTGGTCAACCCCAACTCCGGCCGCTGCCTGGACGATCCCAACAGCTCCACCGCGGACCGGACGCAGCTGCAGATCTGGGACTGCAACGGCACGGCGGCCCAGCGCTGGTCGCTGCCCGGCTGA
- a CDS encoding amino acid ABC transporter ATP-binding protein, with amino-acid sequence MSARPAAGAGRKPAERVVPAAPADAAAPSDAAPATAAPAPAVRPLVRVRGLRKSFAGHTVLDGVDLDVREGEVTVLLGPSGAGKSTLLRCVNHLERPDAGFVEVGGEVVGYRPEGGRLHELRPRAVTRQRAGIGMVFQQFNLFPHLTVLENVTEAPVAVRRLPRGQASAAAAELLARVGLAGREKAYPKQLSGGQQQRVAIARALAMEPRLMLFDEPTSALDPELVGEVLAVMKDLALSGMTMIVVTHEIGFAREVADTVAFLDGGRIVESGAPADVLSAPRHERARAFLDAVL; translated from the coding sequence ATGAGCGCCCGCCCGGCCGCAGGCGCCGGCCGCAAGCCCGCCGAGCGCGTCGTGCCGGCCGCGCCCGCTGACGCCGCCGCGCCCTCCGACGCCGCCCCTGCCACAGCCGCCCCCGCGCCGGCCGTACGCCCGCTGGTGCGCGTCCGCGGCCTGCGCAAGTCCTTCGCCGGCCACACCGTCCTCGACGGCGTCGACCTGGACGTGCGCGAGGGCGAGGTGACGGTGCTGCTCGGGCCCTCGGGCGCCGGCAAGTCGACGCTGCTGCGGTGCGTCAACCACCTGGAACGCCCCGACGCCGGCTTCGTCGAGGTGGGCGGCGAGGTGGTCGGCTACCGCCCCGAGGGCGGCCGGCTGCACGAACTGCGCCCGCGCGCCGTCACCCGGCAGCGCGCCGGGATCGGCATGGTCTTCCAGCAGTTCAACCTCTTCCCGCACCTGACCGTCCTGGAGAACGTCACCGAGGCGCCCGTCGCGGTGCGCCGGCTGCCGCGCGGCCAGGCGTCGGCAGCCGCCGCGGAGCTGCTCGCCAGGGTCGGCCTGGCCGGGCGCGAGAAGGCGTACCCCAAGCAGCTGTCCGGCGGGCAGCAGCAGCGGGTGGCCATCGCGCGGGCCCTGGCGATGGAGCCGCGGCTGATGCTCTTCGACGAGCCGACCAGCGCGCTGGACCCCGAACTGGTCGGCGAGGTGCTGGCGGTGATGAAGGACCTCGCGCTCAGCGGCATGACGATGATCGTGGTCACCCACGAGATCGGTTTCGCCCGCGAGGTCGCCGACACCGTCGCCTTCCTCGACGGCGGCCGGATCGTCGAGTCCGGCGCGCCCGCCGACGTGCTCTCCGCGCCCCGGCACGAGCGGGCCCGGGCCTTCCTCGACGCCGTCCTCTGA
- a CDS encoding amino acid ABC transporter permease: protein MKQQTSDLTPDRVPGPAPDPAPGPALDPVSDTAAGPLAVPPPGPVGSGARPAPDVLPQDDVLLAAGLVPRRRPGQWLAAAVLLVLFAMLVHTLLANDRFQWGTVGDYLLRGSVVHGLELTLWLTAAVMGTGYLLGIGIAAMRLSGNRILRGLAFGYVWLVRSVPPLVQLLFWYELASLYPHLSFGVPFGPQFVSVRTAHLFSGVLAAYVALSIDVAAFAAEIVRGGILAVDRGQTEAAQALGLGGGRIFRRIVLPQAMPAIVPASGNLLIGMLKATSIVSVIAVQDLLYSTELIYNQNFLVIPLLIVATLWYVLLTTLLSVGQFYVERYYARGSGRNGARPGRTPGGRGLRQVVRENLPLFGPAGARRAAGLS, encoded by the coding sequence ATGAAGCAGCAGACCTCCGACCTGACCCCTGACCGGGTCCCGGGTCCGGCCCCCGATCCGGCCCCCGGCCCCGCTCTCGACCCGGTCTCCGACACGGCCGCGGGACCGCTCGCCGTCCCGCCCCCCGGACCCGTCGGGTCCGGCGCCCGTCCCGCCCCCGACGTGCTCCCGCAGGACGACGTGCTGCTCGCCGCCGGCCTGGTGCCGCGCCGCAGGCCCGGACAGTGGCTGGCCGCCGCCGTGCTGCTGGTGCTGTTCGCGATGCTCGTGCACACCCTGCTGGCCAACGACCGCTTCCAATGGGGGACGGTCGGCGACTACCTGCTGCGCGGATCGGTCGTGCACGGGCTGGAGTTGACGCTCTGGCTGACCGCCGCGGTGATGGGCACCGGCTACCTCCTCGGCATCGGCATCGCGGCCATGCGGCTGTCCGGCAACCGCATCCTGCGCGGACTCGCCTTCGGCTACGTCTGGCTGGTGCGCTCGGTGCCGCCGCTGGTGCAGCTGCTCTTCTGGTACGAACTGGCCTCGCTCTACCCGCACCTGTCGTTCGGCGTGCCGTTCGGACCGCAGTTCGTGTCGGTGCGGACCGCGCACCTGTTCAGCGGGGTCCTCGCGGCGTACGTCGCGCTGAGCATCGACGTGGCGGCGTTCGCCGCGGAGATCGTGCGCGGCGGCATCCTCGCCGTCGACCGCGGGCAGACCGAGGCGGCGCAGGCGCTCGGGCTCGGCGGCGGCCGCATCTTCCGCCGCATCGTGCTCCCGCAGGCGATGCCCGCCATCGTGCCCGCCTCGGGCAACCTGCTGATCGGCATGCTCAAGGCCACCTCGATCGTCAGCGTGATCGCGGTGCAGGACCTGCTGTACTCGACGGAGCTGATCTACAACCAGAACTTCCTGGTCATCCCGCTGCTGATCGTCGCCACCCTCTGGTACGTGCTGCTGACCACGCTCCTGTCGGTCGGCCAGTTCTACGTCGAGCGGTACTACGCCCGCGGCAGCGGCAGGAACGGCGCGCGCCCCGGGCGCACCCCGGGCGGCCGGGGACTGCGCCAGGTGGTCCGCGAGAACCTGCCGTTGTTCGGGCCCGCGGGAGCGCGGCGCGCGGCGGGGCTGTCATGA
- a CDS encoding discoidin domain-containing protein, giving the protein MLASLLLFVPRHAAHAADTLLSQGKTATASSTENAGTPASAAVDGNTGTRWSSAASDPQWLQVDLGATDTISSVTLNWETAYAKAFKIQTSADGATWTDVYSTTTATGGTQTLSVNGSGRYVRMYGTTRATQYGYSLWEFQVYGSIGGGNPPAAGTLLSQGKTATASSTENAGTPASAAVDGNTGTRWSSAASDPQWLQVDLGATDTISSVVLNWETAYGKAFKIQTSNDGANWTDVYSTTTGTGGTQTLTVSGSGRYVRMYGTVRATGYGYSLWEFQVYGTAGSGDGGTTGGSTGGGTGPIQGGGDLGPNVKVFDPSTPNLQGQLDTIFQQQEKNQFGDARYQVFFKPGTYNNINDQIGFYTSVSGLGKNPDDVQINGDMTVDAGWFNGNATQNFWRSVENMAIKPVSGTDRWAVAQAAPFRRIHVEGGLNLAPNGYGWASGGYIADSKIDGTVGPYSQQQWYTRDSSIGGWTNSVWNMVFSGVQGAPAQNFSADTKYTTLNTTPESREKPYMYLDGSNYAVFVPSLRTNASGVSWPNTPGTSIPLSQFYVAHPGDSAATINAALAQGLNLVLTPGIYHVDQPINVTRANTVVLGLGYATLIPDNGVDAMKVADVDGVRLAGFLINAGSGNSPQLLQVGAPGSTASHAANPTTVQDVFARVGGAAAPVAAQTAFEINSNDVIIDHTWIWRADHGAAATGWTVNPADIGLKVNGNNVLATGLFVEHFKKYDVEWAGQNGRTIFFQNEKAYDAPNQAAVQNGSVRGFAAYKVDTNVTTHEGWGLGSYCNYTADPTIIQDHGFEAPTTAGVKFHDLLVVSLGGQGQYAHVINDTGPGTSGTSTVPSIVVSYP; this is encoded by the coding sequence ATGCTCGCCTCGCTGCTGCTGTTCGTGCCCCGCCACGCGGCCCACGCGGCCGACACCCTGCTGTCGCAGGGCAAGACCGCGACCGCGTCCTCCACCGAGAACGCCGGCACCCCGGCCTCGGCGGCCGTGGACGGCAACACCGGCACCCGCTGGTCCAGCGCCGCCTCCGACCCCCAGTGGCTCCAGGTCGACCTCGGCGCCACCGACACCATCAGCTCGGTCACCCTCAACTGGGAGACCGCGTACGCCAAGGCGTTCAAGATCCAGACCTCGGCCGACGGCGCCACCTGGACCGACGTCTACTCCACCACCACCGCGACCGGCGGCACGCAGACGCTTTCCGTAAACGGTTCCGGGCGTTATGTCCGCATGTACGGAACCACCCGCGCCACCCAGTACGGCTACTCCCTCTGGGAGTTCCAGGTCTACGGCAGCATCGGCGGCGGCAACCCGCCGGCGGCCGGCACGCTGCTGTCGCAGGGCAAGACCGCCACCGCCTCCTCCACCGAGAACGCCGGCACCCCCGCCTCCGCGGCCGTCGACGGCAACACCGGCACCCGCTGGTCCAGCGCCGCCTCCGACCCCCAGTGGCTCCAGGTCGACCTCGGCGCCACCGACACCATCAGCTCGGTGGTGCTCAACTGGGAGACCGCGTACGGCAAGGCGTTCAAGATCCAGACGTCGAACGACGGCGCCAACTGGACCGACGTCTACTCCACGACGACCGGCACCGGCGGCACCCAGACGCTGACCGTCAGCGGCTCCGGCCGTTACGTGCGGATGTACGGCACGGTCCGCGCGACCGGATACGGCTACTCGCTCTGGGAGTTCCAGGTCTACGGCACCGCGGGCAGCGGCGACGGCGGGACCACCGGCGGCAGCACGGGCGGCGGCACCGGCCCGATCCAGGGCGGCGGCGACCTCGGCCCGAACGTGAAGGTCTTCGACCCCTCCACGCCCAACCTCCAGGGCCAGCTGGACACGATCTTCCAGCAGCAGGAGAAGAACCAGTTCGGCGACGCCCGCTACCAGGTCTTCTTCAAGCCCGGCACGTACAACAACATCAACGACCAGATCGGCTTCTACACCTCGGTCTCCGGCCTGGGCAAGAACCCCGACGACGTCCAGATCAACGGCGACATGACCGTGGACGCCGGCTGGTTCAACGGCAACGCCACCCAGAACTTCTGGCGTTCGGTGGAGAACATGGCCATCAAGCCGGTCAGCGGCACCGACCGCTGGGCCGTCGCGCAGGCCGCGCCGTTCCGCCGCATCCACGTCGAGGGCGGCCTCAACCTGGCGCCGAACGGCTACGGCTGGGCGTCCGGCGGCTACATCGCCGACAGCAAGATCGACGGCACCGTGGGCCCGTACTCGCAGCAGCAGTGGTACACCCGCGACAGCTCGATCGGCGGCTGGACCAACAGCGTGTGGAACATGGTGTTCTCGGGCGTGCAGGGCGCCCCGGCGCAGAACTTCTCCGCGGACACCAAGTACACGACGCTGAACACCACGCCGGAGTCCCGCGAGAAGCCGTACATGTACCTCGACGGCAGCAACTACGCGGTGTTCGTGCCGTCGCTGCGCACCAACGCCAGCGGCGTCTCGTGGCCCAACACCCCCGGCACCTCCATCCCGTTGAGCCAGTTCTACGTCGCGCACCCCGGTGACTCGGCGGCGACCATCAACGCGGCGCTGGCGCAGGGCCTCAACCTGGTGCTCACCCCGGGCATCTACCACGTGGACCAGCCGATCAACGTCACCCGCGCCAACACCGTGGTGCTGGGCCTGGGATACGCCACCCTCATCCCGGACAACGGCGTGGACGCGATGAAGGTCGCCGACGTCGACGGCGTCCGGCTGGCCGGCTTCCTGATCAACGCCGGCTCGGGCAACTCCCCGCAGCTGCTCCAGGTCGGCGCCCCGGGCTCGACCGCGAGCCACGCGGCCAACCCGACCACCGTCCAGGACGTGTTCGCCCGGGTCGGCGGCGCCGCGGCGCCGGTCGCCGCCCAGACGGCCTTCGAGATCAACAGCAACGACGTGATCATCGACCACACCTGGATCTGGCGGGCCGACCACGGCGCGGCGGCCACCGGCTGGACGGTCAACCCGGCCGACATCGGTCTGAAGGTCAACGGCAACAACGTGCTGGCGACCGGCCTGTTCGTGGAGCACTTCAAGAAGTACGACGTGGAGTGGGCCGGCCAGAACGGCAGGACCATCTTCTTCCAGAACGAGAAGGCGTACGACGCGCCGAACCAGGCGGCCGTGCAGAACGGCAGCGTCCGGGGCTTCGCGGCGTACAAGGTCGACACCAACGTGACCACGCACGAGGGGTGGGGCCTGGGCAGCTACTGCAACTACACCGCGGACCCGACGATCATCCAGGACCACGGTTTCGAGGCGCCGACCACGGCGGGCGTGAAGTTCCACGACCTGCTCGTGGTGTCGCTGGGCGGCCAGGGCCAGTACGCCCACGTCATCAACGACACCGGTCCCGGCACCTCGGGGACGTCCACGGTGCCGTCGATCGTGGTCTCGTACCCGTGA
- a CDS encoding transporter substrate-binding domain-containing protein, with product MTTHIRPTPGTPSEPFAGPSCEASAGAAPTVSARPARHRHRRPARVAAALATAAVLALTAAACGSSDDGSGAGSNPAPAGGTGGSGGPKNAAADDAIPTQDVVSQIAADPALTAELPAAVRERGTLTIGLTPAPGTTGLPHAGTAPDGSSVGLDVDLRAAVAKVLGVRWKSEQGTFATIIPGVQNGKYDVGQANFGVTAAREKVVDFATYLNDGQSFLGSKDLKLDKVTSLDDLCGLTVATSPGSTFQQILTDGAGKCADSGKKPYKVLYFTDQAPIFLGLANGKVDVSFGPTLGLKYDAAHVAGTKYLGQISSTPVGFVTGKGSPVAKALSDAVNKLIASGDYAKIFAKWGVPDTGIPHSQVNPPATF from the coding sequence GTGACCACGCACATCCGTCCCACCCCCGGCACGCCCTCCGAGCCGTTCGCCGGCCCGTCCTGCGAGGCGTCCGCCGGCGCGGCCCCCACCGTGTCGGCCCGGCCGGCGCGGCACAGACACCGCCGTCCGGCGCGGGTCGCCGCCGCGCTCGCCACCGCGGCCGTGCTGGCCCTGACCGCCGCGGCCTGCGGCAGCTCCGACGACGGCTCGGGCGCCGGCTCGAACCCGGCCCCGGCGGGCGGCACGGGCGGCTCCGGCGGCCCGAAGAACGCCGCCGCCGACGACGCGATCCCCACGCAGGACGTGGTCTCGCAGATCGCCGCGGACCCGGCGCTCACCGCCGAGCTTCCGGCCGCGGTGCGCGAGCGCGGCACGCTGACCATCGGGCTGACCCCCGCGCCGGGCACCACCGGTCTGCCGCACGCCGGCACCGCGCCGGACGGCAGCAGCGTCGGCCTCGACGTGGACCTGCGGGCCGCGGTGGCCAAGGTGCTCGGCGTGCGCTGGAAGTCCGAGCAGGGCACCTTCGCCACCATCATCCCCGGCGTGCAGAACGGCAAGTACGACGTCGGCCAGGCCAACTTCGGCGTCACCGCGGCCCGTGAGAAGGTGGTCGACTTCGCCACCTACCTCAACGACGGCCAGTCCTTCCTCGGCTCGAAGGACCTGAAGCTGGACAAGGTCACCTCGCTGGACGACCTGTGCGGGCTGACGGTGGCCACCAGCCCGGGCTCCACCTTCCAGCAGATCCTGACCGACGGCGCCGGCAAGTGCGCCGACAGCGGCAAGAAGCCGTACAAAGTGCTCTACTTCACCGACCAGGCGCCGATCTTCCTGGGCCTGGCCAACGGGAAGGTGGACGTGTCCTTCGGCCCGACGCTGGGCCTGAAGTACGACGCCGCGCACGTGGCCGGCACCAAGTACCTCGGCCAGATCAGCAGCACGCCGGTCGGGTTCGTCACCGGCAAGGGCTCGCCGGTCGCCAAGGCGCTCAGCGACGCGGTGAACAAGCTGATCGCCTCCGGGGACTACGCCAAGATCTTCGCCAAGTGGGGCGTCCCCGACACCGGCATCCCGCACTCGCAGGTCAACCCGCCGGCGACCTTCTGA
- the qcrB gene encoding cytochrome bc1 complex cytochrome b subunit: MALRHRKEHAASAARDAASTGFDVLDRRLPAAEAAKGLLRKAFPDHWSFLLGELALYSFVVVVLTGTWLTMFFEPSTKEHPYRGSYAPLNGLPVSEAYDSTLHISFEVRGGLLMRQMHHWAALVFVAAIGVHMMRIFFTGAFRRPREINWMIGVLLFFTALLEGFCGYSLPDDLLSGTGLRTANSIVMSVPVAGTYLSFFLWGGSFPGHLLNNRLYILHVLFIPGLLIGLVTVHLILVVYLKHTQWSRPGRTNRNVVGQPMFPQFIAKSTGLFLMVFGLIAALGAVAQINPVWMYGPYRADQVSTGAQPDWYVGFLEGALRLMPSWETRVGGHTVMWNVLLPAVVLPGLLMLVLFAYPVFERWVTGDRGEYHLCDRPRDKPTRTALGVAGISWYAVLLLAGGNDVTAFSFRLSVNVLTWMLLIGFFVVPVLAFLVTKRLCLALQAHERTVLREGEETGEVVQQVDGGMEPGHAPVAPERLYSFLVRDLPPPRERPGRDAPRRVRLRAALSRWYFARRVELPATPRQRQHVERALADPERSGK; this comes from the coding sequence ATGGCGCTGCGACACCGGAAGGAGCACGCGGCGTCCGCGGCGCGCGACGCCGCGAGCACCGGCTTCGACGTGCTGGACCGGCGGCTGCCGGCCGCGGAGGCCGCGAAGGGCCTGCTGCGCAAGGCGTTCCCCGACCACTGGAGCTTCCTGCTGGGCGAACTGGCCCTGTACAGCTTCGTGGTGGTGGTGCTCACCGGCACGTGGCTCACCATGTTCTTCGAGCCCAGCACCAAGGAGCACCCGTACCGGGGCAGTTACGCCCCGCTGAACGGACTGCCGGTCTCCGAGGCCTACGACTCGACGCTGCACATCAGCTTCGAGGTGCGCGGCGGGCTGCTGATGCGTCAGATGCACCACTGGGCGGCGCTGGTGTTCGTGGCCGCGATCGGCGTGCACATGATGCGGATCTTCTTCACCGGGGCGTTCCGCAGGCCGCGCGAGATCAACTGGATGATCGGCGTGCTGCTGTTCTTCACCGCGCTGCTGGAGGGGTTCTGCGGCTACTCGCTCCCCGACGACCTGCTGTCCGGCACCGGGCTGCGCACGGCCAACAGCATCGTGATGTCCGTTCCGGTGGCCGGCACCTACCTGTCCTTCTTCCTGTGGGGCGGGTCGTTCCCCGGCCACCTGCTGAACAACCGGCTGTACATCCTGCACGTGCTGTTCATCCCCGGCCTGCTGATCGGCCTGGTGACCGTCCATCTGATCCTGGTGGTCTACCTCAAGCACACCCAGTGGAGCAGGCCCGGCCGCACCAACCGGAACGTCGTGGGGCAGCCGATGTTCCCGCAGTTCATCGCCAAGTCCACCGGGCTGTTCCTGATGGTCTTCGGGCTGATCGCGGCGCTCGGCGCGGTCGCCCAGATCAACCCGGTCTGGATGTACGGGCCTTACCGCGCCGACCAGGTCAGCACCGGGGCGCAGCCGGACTGGTACGTCGGGTTCCTGGAGGGCGCGCTGCGGCTGATGCCCTCGTGGGAGACCAGGGTGGGCGGCCACACCGTCATGTGGAACGTGCTGCTGCCGGCGGTGGTGCTGCCCGGACTGCTGATGCTGGTGCTGTTCGCCTACCCGGTGTTCGAGCGGTGGGTGACCGGCGACCGCGGCGAGTACCACCTGTGCGACCGGCCGCGGGACAAGCCCACCCGCACCGCGCTGGGGGTCGCGGGGATCAGCTGGTACGCGGTGCTGCTGCTGGCCGGCGGCAACGACGTGACCGCCTTCTCCTTCCGCCTGTCGGTGAACGTGCTGACCTGGATGCTGCTGATCGGCTTCTTCGTGGTGCCGGTGCTGGCCTTCCTCGTCACCAAGCGGCTGTGCCTGGCGCTGCAGGCGCACGAGCGGACGGTGCTGAGGGAGGGCGAGGAGACCGGTGAGGTGGTGCAGCAGGTGGACGGCGGGATGGAGCCGGGGCACGCGCCGGTCGCGCCCGAGCGGCTCTACTCCTTCCTCGTGCGGGACCTGCCGCCGCCACGGGAGCGGCCCGGGCGGGACGCGCCGCGCCGGGTCCGGCTGCGCGCGGCGCTGAGCCGCTGGTACTTCGCCCGCCGGGTGGAACTGCCCGCGACGCCCCGGCAGCGGCAGCACGTCGAGCGGGCCCTTGCCGACCCGGAGCGGAGCGGGAAATGA
- the ctaD gene encoding aa3-type cytochrome oxidase subunit I — protein MTQTVDEPAAPGRDEGPDDGAGPLGEKLLGWVTTTDHKVIGNLYLVTAFCFFLFAGLLAMGMRAELARPGMQLWSNQQYNQLVTIHGTIMMLLFATPMFAGFANAVMPLQIGAPDVAFPRLNALTYWLYLFGALIVVAGFVVPGGAAAFGWFAYAPLNNAEHSPGAGGDLWAMGLVLAGLSTTLGSVNFITTIVCLRAPGMTMFRMPIFTWNVLFTSILALLAFPVLTAALLALEADRKFGAHVFDAANGGAILWQHLFWFFGHPEVYIVALPFFGVVTEIIPVFSRKPVFGYIGMVGATIAITMLSATVWAHHMFATGMVLLPFFSMMSFLIAVPTGVKFFNWIGTMWHGSLSFETPMLWSIGFLVTFLLGGLSGVLLASPPLDFHVTDSYFVVAHLHYVLFGTVVFAMFGGFYFWWPKWTGRMLDERLGKIHFWTLFTGFQTTFLVQHWLGEEGMPRRYADYLASDGFTTLNTVSSIGAFLLGLSTLPFLYNVWKTARYAPKVEVEDPWGFGRSLEWATSCPPPRHNFVTLPQIRSDSPAFDLHHPEAAALPPSTTAPGLATPDPHQESTP, from the coding sequence ATGACGCAGACCGTGGACGAGCCGGCGGCGCCGGGGCGGGACGAGGGACCGGACGACGGCGCCGGCCCGCTGGGCGAGAAGCTGCTGGGCTGGGTCACCACCACCGACCACAAGGTGATCGGCAACCTCTACCTGGTGACCGCCTTCTGCTTCTTCCTGTTCGCCGGGCTGCTGGCGATGGGGATGCGGGCCGAACTCGCCCGGCCCGGGATGCAGTTGTGGAGCAACCAGCAGTACAACCAACTGGTCACGATCCACGGCACCATCATGATGCTGCTGTTCGCGACGCCGATGTTCGCCGGTTTCGCCAACGCGGTGATGCCCCTGCAGATCGGCGCGCCGGACGTGGCCTTCCCCCGGCTGAACGCGCTGACGTACTGGCTCTACCTGTTCGGTGCGCTGATCGTGGTGGCCGGCTTCGTGGTGCCGGGCGGGGCGGCGGCCTTCGGCTGGTTCGCGTACGCGCCGCTCAACAACGCGGAGCACTCCCCCGGCGCGGGCGGCGACCTGTGGGCGATGGGCCTGGTGCTCGCCGGCCTGAGCACCACGCTGGGCTCGGTCAACTTCATCACCACCATCGTGTGCCTGCGCGCGCCGGGCATGACGATGTTCCGGATGCCGATCTTCACCTGGAACGTGCTGTTCACCTCGATCCTGGCGCTGCTGGCATTCCCGGTGCTGACCGCGGCACTGCTGGCGCTGGAGGCGGACCGCAAGTTCGGCGCCCACGTGTTCGATGCAGCCAACGGCGGCGCGATCCTGTGGCAGCACCTGTTCTGGTTCTTCGGCCACCCCGAGGTGTACATCGTGGCGCTGCCGTTCTTCGGGGTGGTCACCGAGATCATCCCGGTGTTCAGCCGCAAGCCGGTGTTCGGCTACATCGGCATGGTCGGCGCGACCATCGCCATCACGATGCTGTCGGCCACGGTGTGGGCGCACCACATGTTCGCCACCGGCATGGTGCTGCTGCCGTTCTTCTCGATGATGTCGTTCCTGATCGCGGTGCCGACCGGGGTGAAGTTCTTCAACTGGATCGGCACGATGTGGCACGGCTCGCTGTCCTTCGAGACGCCGATGCTGTGGTCGATCGGCTTCCTGGTGACCTTCCTGCTGGGCGGGCTGAGCGGGGTGCTGCTGGCGTCGCCGCCGCTGGACTTCCACGTCACGGACTCCTACTTCGTGGTGGCCCACCTGCACTACGTGCTGTTCGGCACGGTGGTGTTCGCGATGTTCGGCGGCTTCTACTTCTGGTGGCCGAAGTGGACCGGGCGGATGCTGGACGAGCGGCTGGGGAAGATCCACTTCTGGACGCTGTTCACCGGCTTCCAGACCACCTTCCTGGTGCAGCACTGGCTCGGCGAGGAGGGCATGCCGCGCCGCTACGCCGACTACCTGGCCTCCGACGGGTTCACCACCCTCAACACCGTGTCGTCCATCGGGGCGTTCCTGCTGGGCCTGTCCACCCTGCCGTTCCTCTACAACGTCTGGAAGACCGCGCGATACGCCCCGAAGGTCGAGGTCGAGGACCCGTGGGGGTTCGGCCGCTCGCTGGAGTGGGCCACCTCGTGCCCGCCGCCGCGGCACAACTTCGTGACCCTGCCGCAGATCCGCTCCGACTCGCCGGCCTTCGACCTGCACCACCCGGAGGCGGCGGCGCTGCCGCCGAGCACCACCGCGCCGGGGCTCGCCACCCCGGACCCGCACCAGGAGTCCAC